One Primulina huaijiensis isolate GDHJ02 chromosome 5, ASM1229523v2, whole genome shotgun sequence DNA segment encodes these proteins:
- the LOC140977280 gene encoding small ribosomal subunit protein uS11x: MSKRRTREPKEENVTLGPATRDGEIVFGVAHIFASFNDTFIHVTDLSGRETLVRITGGMKVKADRDESSPYAAMLAAQDVSQRCKELGINALHIKLRATGGNKTKTPGPGAQSALRALARSGMKIGRIEDVTPIPTDSTRRKGGRRGRRL; encoded by the exons ATG TCGAAAAGAAGGACCAGAGAGCCCAAAGAGGAGAATGTAACTCTTGGACCTGCCACCAGGGATGGAGAAATAGTGTTTGGCGTGGCACACATCTTTGCCTCATTCAATGATACCTTCATT CACGTGACTGATTTATCTGGAAGGGAAACCTTGGTTCGTATCACGG GTGGTATGAAGGTGAAGGCTGATAGGGATGAGTCCTCTCCTTATGCAGCCATGCTTGCAGCACAAGATGTTTCTCAGCGATGCAAG GAACTGGGAATCAATGCTCTTCATATTAAGCTTCGTGCCACTGGAGGCAACAAGACTAAGACTCCTGGTCCTGGTGCTCAATCTGCTCTTAGAGCCCTTGCTCGCTCTGGCATGAAGATTGGTCGGATAG aggATGTGACTCCAATTCCCACCGACAGCACCCGAAGAAAGGGTGGTAGAAGAGGAAGGAGGCTTTAA